The Drosophila innubila isolate TH190305 chromosome 3R unlocalized genomic scaffold, UK_Dinn_1.0 2_E_3R, whole genome shotgun sequence genome has a segment encoding these proteins:
- the LOC117792695 gene encoding probable G-protein coupled receptor Mth-like 11: MSIYGAKIQVDSYPRGCLCKVKSCVLFCCEPQNMIRNLAVNITLTNGTEVQVDVGKEFVVQAKLNISCDLLAINGTDEQVQGSWKLFQNETLKVEDSMRMKKDYCLIPKKDSNEVYGIEPHLYTIKETTIIKIQNTSHLKDNIRAVSVFCMVITIVVYLYLPQFQSKYNKCCLWYFICLTISFLLLWLESVSAYPEPKIEVCYMIGYSGYYTIMAAFLWLLVINYNLWKTLKNYGIVYKTSMLRYHIFVWSAAAVLLAITGSAEFIFNVMFENQYDKWQPGVGFGTCWINTYENWSAMIYYYGPILVVLLINLTLSIRSARHIYVESKSNERTLNSFETQENLESQAKSVLAA; this comes from the exons ATGTCGATCTACGGTGCTAAGATACAGGTTGACAGCTACCCGAGAGGATGCCTCTGTAAGGTGAAGTCCTGTGTGCTTTTCTGCTGTGAACCACAAAATATGATCCGGAACTTAGCCGTGAATATAACTCTTACTAACGGAACAGAGGTGCAGGTAGATGTGGGAAAAGAATTCGTAGTgcaagcaaaattaaatatatcatgCGACCTACTGGCGATAAATGGCACTGATGAGCAAGTTCAAGGTTCATGGAAACTTTTTCAG aatgAAACACTAAAGGTTGAAGACAGCATGCGAATGAAGAAAGACTACTGCCTGATTCCAAAAAAAGATTCCAATGAAGTTTACGGAATTGAGCCGCACCTTTATACAATTAAAGAAACtactataattaaaatacaaaatactt CTCATCTTAAAGATAATATTCGAGCTGTCTCAGTCTTTTGTATGGTTATTACCATTGTTGTGTATCTGTACTTACCCCAGtttcaatcaaaatataacaagTGCTGTCTATGGTACTTCATCTGTCTGACGATAAGCTTCCTGCTGCTGTGGTTAGAATCAGTATCTGCATATCCAGAGCCTAAGATAGAAGTTTGTTATATGATAG GTTACAGTGGGTATTACACTATTATGGCCGCCTTCCTGTGGCTTTTAGTTATTAACTATAATTTGtggaaaacattaaaaaattatggtATTGTGTACAAGACCAGTATGCTAAGATATCATATCTTTGTCTGGAGTGCTGCAGCGGTATTGCTTGCGATCACAGGATCAGCGGAATTTATATTCAATGTCATGTTTGAAAATCAATATGATAAATGGCAACCTGGTGTAGGTTTTGGTACGTGCTGGATCAATA CATACGAAAATTGGTCTGCAATGATTTACTATTATGGGCCAATATTGGTTGTATTGCTTATCAACCTAACGCTCTCTATTAGGTCAGCAAGGCACATATATGTGGAGAGCAAGAGCAACGAAAGAACCTTGAACAGTTTCGAGACTCAAGAGAATTTAGAAAGTCAAGCCAA GAGTGTTCTGGCTGCTTGA